The Rhododendron vialii isolate Sample 1 chromosome 8a, ASM3025357v1 genome has a window encoding:
- the LOC131335319 gene encoding mitogen-activated protein kinase kinase kinase 20-like — MKRKNEEEGKREGVKQRSVCDAYGGDGVAWFRGGMIGQGSFGSVYLANSKKPNFKYGCFPPLMAVKSAEVSVSGTIQKEREVLSNIGMHPNIIKCFGEEITTGENGEMVYNLLLEYGSGGTLADLIRKSGGCGLPESHVKRYARSVLLGLNHIHGCGYVHCDLKPDNILLVPKNCGFGGTEFKAKIGDFGLTKRVKQSNNKKRKVDPFYWRGTPMYLSPEVVVDNVQEPPSDIWALGCIVLEMITGKPPWIGKGDLDGEELLRRIGKGHESPKIPDKLSKEGREFLKSCFSRKTMFRLTAEMLLNHSFLEGLVDDVDVVEEEDGFLDAGDIDSSFVLYETDGSLLSDDCGFVYEEEVFLSSWFEDGQEIDSGGFSSFGKEGILEVQDIAGSTVVDDLVDMSTQVPVNTMQQRAIGFTIPAGG; from the coding sequence ACGGTGGAGATGGGGTGGCCTGGTTTAGGGGTGGAATGATAGGCCAAGGAAGTTTTGGGTCTGTTTATTTGGCCAATTCCAAGAAACCCAACTTCAAATACGGCTGTTTTCCGCCTCTGATGGCCGTGAAATCGGCCGAGGTCTCTGTTTCCGGCACAATTCAGAAGGAAAGAGAGGTTTTGAGCAACATTGGAATGCACCCAAATATAATCAAGTGTTTTGGGGAAGAGATCACCACGGGCGAAAATGGTGAGATGGTCTATAATTTGTTGCTGGAGTACGGGTCTGGGGGAACCCTAGCTGATTTGATCAGGAAATCCGGTGGCTGCGGATTGCCTGAGTCTCACGTGAAGCGCTACGCCAGGTCTGTTCTTCTAGGGCTCAATCACATTCATGGGTGTGGTTACGTTCACTGCGATTTGAAGCCGGATAATATACTGCTTGTGCCTAAGAATTGTGGTTTTGGTGGTACCGAATTCAAGGCGAAGATTGGAGATTTTGGGTTGACGAAGAGGGTGAAGCAGAGTAATAACAAGAAGAGGAAGGTGGATCCGTTTTACTGGAGAGGTACTCCTATGTATCTATCACCTGAAGTTGTGGTTGATAATGTACAAGAGCCTCCTTCTGATATTTGGGCTTTAGGGTGTATTGTGCTTGAGATGATAACCGGAAAGCCTCCGTGGATTGGAAAAGGAGATTTGGATGGGGAGGAGCTTCTTCGTCGGATTGGCAAAGGTCACGAATCGCCTAAAATTCCGGATAAGTTATCAAAAGAGGGGAGGGAGTTTTTGAAGAgttgtttttcgaggaagacaATGTTTAGATTGACGGCTGAGATGTTGTTGAATCACTCATTCCTCGAAGGGTTAGTAGATGATGTTGATGTAGTTGAGGAGGAAGATGGGTTCTTAGATGCGGGTGATATTGATTCCTCGTTTGTGTTATACGAGACTGATGGTTCCTTGCTTTCTGATGATTGTGGCTTTGTGTATGAAGAGGAAGTCTTCCTTTCTTCTTGGTTTGAAGATGGGCAGGAGATTGACAGTGGAGGGTTTTccagttttggaaaagaaggaaTATTGGAAGTTCAAGACATTGCAGGCTCCACTGTAGTAGATGATTTGGTTGATATGTCAACACAGGTTCCGGTGAACACCATGCAGCAGCGCGCCATTGGTTTTACCATTCCAGCCGGTGGTTAG